A segment of the Hemicordylus capensis ecotype Gifberg chromosome 6, rHemCap1.1.pri, whole genome shotgun sequence genome:
GGGAATGCTTTTCCTGATGTTGGGCTATGACTGGGGGCACTTGGGATTTTCAAGGatttctctcagctctcctgccctTGGGTCCAGactccatttcccccccagctcctctccctctgctAGAAGCAATAGCTAGAAACTTCTACTAGAAGTTTCACCAGGTTTTATTAGCTTTGCCATCACTCTCATATTGGCAGAGGGATCTTCTGTCACGTTGAGTTGGAGGAGACTGCAAGGCGGATGCTGGAGAATGGAAAATCTGTGATCACCAGAGGCCTTTCCCCCTTCACCTGGTCCCCGCTTCTTTCTCCCAGGTGCAGCAGCAGCGTGAGGCACTGGAAGAGGCAGCCCGGGTAAAGGGCAGCCTGGAGGAGGCACTGAGACGCAGCAATGATGAATGTAGCAAGCAGGTGTGTTTGCAGGATGCAGCCCAAATTTCAACCTGTGTTTCCACAATACCAGCTTCACTTTCTGTGACTgacttgttctctctttctccctctctctctctttctgagcaGGTCCAAGTTCTTCTGGCTCAGATCCAGACCTCGGAGCGTCTTCTCCAGGGTCTCCAAACCACCATGAACGAAACCCAGCGTCAGACCCGAGAGCAGATGGTGAGTGTGGGTCGTGTTAGTAGTTGGCTACAGCCTAGCAGCAGGGAGCAAGAGTGAGCCTTAGGCAAGGTTGGCACGTTTTTGAAGCGAGCTGCAAGCTCCATCTGAAGCAGCCCATGTGGGGTGCTCAGGACCACGGATTAGGAAGGAGAGCCCGGAGACTGAGTGTTGCCTTAAATATTACCGTCCCCTTTGGAGACTGCTAAGAAACACATCCCTCTGTCAACTGTAGTGTGCTATGCTCCTTTGATAAGAAGCCTCTTACCTCGTGCATCAATCTAAACCAGTGTTCcttgccattgcagctggggctgctgggagctgcagtcaacagCATCTCAGAATCTCTgttccagggaacactggtccaaatAAGTGCAGATTCTTCTCGGTTCCAGCActatgtgttagggatgtgcagggaggctcgaaggcgccaggggtgctgctttaagagcagggggagggtgcgcatacccctcccgctgctttcccccctgctggcgtCCGTTTTTTACAAAgaccattggggcagcagtgtacctccctgccacctcgttgctcggatatgactggaagtctccaACATGCTGTGCGCTGGAGACTTCTGGTTATATccaggcaacggggtggcagggaggtacactgctgccctgatgggcttctAAAAAAATGGACatcggcgggggaaagtggcaggaggggtaagtgcaccctccccgctcttaaagctagacacacacacccatcgaACCGGCAGTTCTTCGAACCGGtttagaggcccataaaaggcctcggaactggttccatgcacatccctactatgtgtTACTGCTTTTTGCTGGTCTGGGGTGTGGGGAAGACCCATAGGCTGTGCTGTGAAAGCATGAAGTCTCTTCTGGCTGCTGGCAGTTAGTGATACAGTCTGGGCTCTTCTCtctgtctagaccagggctgcacaactttggccctccggaagatgttggactacagctcccatcatccctgatgttggccactgtgccaaCATTTGCTGccgctggatgtggtgatggtcacccatctaggtggttttaaaaggggattagacaaattcatggaggacagggctatcaatggctactagccttggttAGTAGCTTGGTTAGCTGTCTGCTTCCGTCAAGATCAGAGGTGGCATTCCCCTGAGCACCAAGGGAACAGGCAGttgccttctcctccccaccccccgcttatGAGCTTCCTGAGTGCACCTGGTTGGCTGCTGCATgaagcagggtgctggactggatgggctttgctCTGCAGGATCAGGCCTTTTCTTATAATGACATAAGAAAAGGCCTGATCCTGCAGAGCAATCTGGAGAGCCCCAGAATGGGCACCCCTGGTCATCAGGGAGCAGAAGGAGCTGCAGCTAGACTTGGGGGTGATGGAGAGTAAAGATGCCAACtgacagaggcaggccttctgtTGCTTTGCACAGCCTTCTGGGCCCTGGTGGTTGGTGATATTCCACTAGGGTTCCGTGTAACAGGGATtctgagatgttgttgactacaacttccagcaacCTCATCTGCAGTGTCCTTTgcctggtgattatgggagtggCCGTCAACAACTCAAGCTTCCCATTCTAAACACGATGCTCATCACTTTGGCAAAGTGCTTCCTTTCAGAAGCCTCTATGCGcagcatttgaactggcccttagAAATCTCTGTTCAGAGGCACAAGCTGAAGTTCTTGGCTTGCCTTCCAGGCTGATCTGGCCGCATCTCACAAGCGCCTGAGTTACGAAGTGCAGCGTCTCAATGCTGAGAATGAGGGGCTgcgtggggttggaactcaaggCCCCAGcccagctgaggaggaggacaagAGCTTGCCTGGCACAGTCCAGGTAATTCTGAGCTGCCTCTTTCTTGGTGTGTGGATGGGGATGGCAGGGTGATATAGATGGGGCTGCTTTCTGACTTCCTGCCTCCCCAGGAGTTGCAGACCTTGGTGCGCCAGCTGAGACAGGAAGCAGCCTCGCAGCTGCGGGCTGCAGAACACCAGGCTGAGCGTCTGCGAATTGAGATTGTATCACTGCGAGAGCAGCTGGACCAAGAGGAAGTATCTCGGTCAGAACTGCAGGGGGCGCTGGAGAGAGAACAAGAGGAAAGAGGTGGGCAGGAGAAAGGCCGCCCATAGACTCAGGGATCATGTGAGGGTCACATCAGAGGGATGGGAATGGATTCCTGGAACTGATATGTCTGGTTTCAATATGCCTGAGCTTaggaattttaaatatttttctagctactcattttctctctttcttttgccaCCTCCTTTTCTGCTTCCTTCACTTCTGCTACTTCTGGCTGGAAGAGCTCTTGCAAGGTAAGTTGTTCTTGCGTGGAGTGCCTtcgtatatttatttatttaggacatttatatactgccccatacaaaaaggtccctgggcggctcacaatataaaaccattaaaacattaacataattaaaacaatttaaaatacaataaaaaccctaaaaccaaagctttaaaactataaacttaaagcctgattaaacagataTGCTTTTAggtcatctattatattaattctcctgggtgtgccttggaatgtgcgtcccagcgcccagctgattggctgggcggcggacaggcctgattggctgaggcgcacccagaagGACTGGTtgcagtggcaggcctggccgcagaggccagaggcagcagcgggcccagccgtggaggcaaggcccaggaagtggtgggggggagaaagtgggggggggggcagaagtggcggtggggaggagaggcagcagggcctggaagtggagactggggcagaaggtggtgcggtggggagaggtaaccgccagccccaaagagcgcatagatgctctgtgcggggtcggctagttcttaaaaatatccagagaagcggaaactctaatttcattaggaagtgtgttccagagtcccagggcaactctagaaaaggcccggttttgagttgccaccaactgagccggtggcaacaacaaccagacctcccctaattatcttaacaggcggtggggttgttgaagaagaaggcattatcttaaatactTTGGATGCAAGCCATTTAGTACGAGCTAAACGAGCTTCAATAGgagtcccaccgcccattgaggtcatctgaggaggtccgtccccagttaccgccaacccgtttggtggctgcacagagacgggtcttctcagtcgctgccccgagattgtggaatgcgctccctgctgagatacaatcttccccatctctggcaattaaaaaaaacaaaacacctgaaaacccatcttttcgcccaagctctctcagcttcctaaaaattttttggggttttaatctctggtttatttttaaatagttaaattgttttaagtttgttgtatgtttttaactggttttatgctattgtaaaccgcctagagatgaaagtttggggtggtgtacaaatttgataaataaatacaatacaatacaataaataaatttagggctttataggtaataaccagtactctttatttcacccggaaacttattggcagccagtgaagttcttttaaaatgggtgtaatgtgatctCAGAaagaacctggctgctgcattctgtactaactgcagtttccaaactatgtacaaagacagtcttacatagagcacattgcagtagtcaagcttggattTTACCAGTTTCACCGTTTTATAgtcatttttctccagaaatggaggtagctggcgaatcagccaaagctgaaagaaagcactcctggccactgcctcaacctgaaaaatcaaggagaggtttgagtccagaagtactcccagactccgtacctgctctttccgggggagtgcaaccccgtccagaacaggcagatctaaaccctAAGTCTCGACCTCCAACAATGAGTACTTCCATCTAGCTTGGATTCAGCCTGAGTTTGTTCTTCCCTCATCTCACCCATTACcatctgcaggcaggcatttaggaaagtaaggccatttcctgatgatttcaccaaatcccctgatgatttcttccagcggtttcatgtagatgttaaaaagcattggaaacagtatggagccttgtgggactccatactggagctcttgttttgaagagcaacagtctccaagcaacaccatctggaacctacccaagaggtaggaatggaaccactgcaaagccttgcctcccactcccaaccccttcaggcaccccagaaggataccgtggttgatggtattaaaagccgccaagagatccaaaaggatcaactgagtcacactcccccgtccattcctaattggagattatccaacaggccaacccaggccgtctcaaccccatagcctgcccgaaagccagtttgaaatgggtccagataatttcCATAGTGGGAGGCTCATCTTTGACATCATGGACTGAACCTCATCTCCTTTCTAACCCACAGCCTCCCTGAACAGCATCCAAAGTGAGATGGAGAGATTGCAGCAAGGGCAGGAAGAGGTGAACAGAATCCAAGTATGTCTGAGTCTTTCCCCCCGCTTTTCTTTCTCAGATACATATTGAGAACCAGTTCACTTCCCCAAACGAGGTGTTATGGCTTTAAATTCTCCCACTTGATGTTATTAATGTCACAATATGCAACATTAATGTGTCACTTCATGTTCTTAATGCCCCCTAATTCAAGACCAAGTCTACTCTTCATGTGACCTGCCAAACTTCTCACGCGATCCACTGGTCATGTATAGGGGCTGAATACTGTTAGAAGTgaaaattctaaagcattgctcttagcaccgcagtaatTTCTTCTGGCCACTAAATGCATGATGAGTCATGTTAATAGGTTTATCTTGGTCAGTTAGCGTCAGAACTGtctgttgttgttgaaggctagtgcctgtttgtttATGTTGTTCTATGTTTGTCTTggtatgtgatgttttaatttcttaataaatctttatttgttttttgaactcagccCTCTGTCTCCAGATCATCTCTTGGGTTAAAGTTCTTCACCACTGGAGCATACTCTGCTgagaggattttaatgtttctcctcacacccctcaacaaatACTACtttaggttttggttttgctgcttgcctgggactgcaaaaagtCAAGTACCTATGTCTGGGCTATTGTGGCCTACCAGGTGCTTGcctttttgcagtcccaggcagtgttccctctaacagagattcccagatgttgttgactacaactcccagaatccccagccaaaggcctctgcagctgggaatgctgggagttgtagttaacaatatctggggatctctgttagagggaacactggtctcaggCAAGCAGCAGAACCCAAACCAAAAATTGTATTGAGCCCCTATATATGGCTAGTGGGTTATGTGAGCTGTTGGATGGGTTGAATCTGGTCTTGAATTAGGGGAGCTCATGATATTAAGAATGCAAAGTGGGAGGATTCCATTACTgatatattttgcatgtttctgaCACTATATGTAATATTTAAGAGATTTGTAAAAATAGGAGACATTCtctaggagagctgatcttgtggtagcaagcatgaattgtcccctttgctaagcagggtcaaccctggtttacatttgaatgggagactacatgtatgagcactgtaagatattcccctcaggggacagggccactctgggaagagcatcttcatgcttgcatgcagaaggttccaagttccctccctggcatctccaagatagggctgagcaagcctgcctgcctgcaactttggaatagccactgccagtctgtgtagaccaatactgagctaaatggaccaatggtctgacttggtatgaggcaccttcctatgttctcttgccagtgggtatatatagtATTAATCTGAAAAtgtgcttatggctacagtcactgTAAATGTGGTAACTTGCCTGATTCCATTACGCTTGGAGTTGCCCCGAGTTCTGTGTTTGGAAGGGATCAGAGATACAGATGGAACCAATTGCAGCTTGCTTTGAGCAGCTGAGGCACTGAAGCAGTGTGCAGCTAGAAATGTCAAATCACAGAACTGCTCTCCTTCCCCACTCAGCCTTTTCCATATATGACATATCACCATATTCAAAGAGAAGCAAGTTTTGGGACATAAATAACTGAGAAAAGCATGAAAACAGCCGTCTGATGCAGTTTGATACAGTCTGATACAATATTGTCTGCATTGTATCAAAAGTACCAATATTATAAACTTTGCACTGAAAACAATATAATGCAAACTGTTGCTGATAGGAGCTGTATCGAATCTGATAAATCATTGTTTTGATTTGATGCACAACCCAACTGCATAGCTTTTTAAATTCTGCTTCATGAGGGTTCAGTCCAAAATAAGGTCCTAAATATCTCCCTGAACTGGGACACATCCCATTAGTTCCACAGTAAACATGAGTTAGAAAATCCTATTTGATATTAGGAACAGGCAAATTCTCATATTTGTCACAGTGGGCACCCATGACACTGAGGTGTGGGGCTTGTAACTCCTGGTAGCAGTTCAAAGAATGGGGAGCTttgggatgggctgcacttggaCATCTTGCTGTGGCTGAGGATAACATCTGCAACATATGAGAGCCTGTTTTGGTGATGTGGTGCACGAATGGGCTTTGAGAGTCTCTTACATTTCTGAGAGTCGCTTACATACATCTTTTGTTCCTCTTCTCCTTCCAATACTACAGATGCAGTCTGATGTTCCCCCTCTTGGAGAAGCCTGTAGCCTTCAGGATGGGACAGAGCCTTAGACTGAAGATGGGGATCTGTGAcctgcccttcctcccctccccagcaccacGGGGACCTCAGGGAAACTGTGGCCTTCCAGGCACCAAAGGAGTCGTCTCTATCTTCCAGAGCCTTTCCAGATCCCTCTttacagggttaggagagcgagaaCTCTAGAGGTAGGATGGCTGGAATCTCCCATCCAGCACCCCCCACCCAACAACCTGACTACTGACACGAGCCTCCAGACCACAATAAAGAAGATTTTTGTACCTGCCCTTTTCTGTGCCTCTCCTTTTCTCTGGTGGGTGACAGTGAAGAAGGCAATGGCAACTGTGTTTAGGACTTCATTTCTTTGCGAAGAAATCCGTAGGCTTGGCTGTTTACTTTCTATGCACCTTCTTGGATCATAGAATCCTACCTTAAATGCAGGCTAGAATGACTTACCACAACCAACAACTCTCTATAGAATCAATGT
Coding sequences within it:
- the RABEP2 gene encoding rab GTPase-binding effector protein 2 isoform X3; translation: MRLSARERDGRETAWSRLLPRPSPVDSLEKQMEKAQEDTQRLRAIVLPMEQEIAELKGKLAHAEGLVQKLQGEQRSLCSSPESLLTDPEAAPADEPGEDHVTSGEGGVAEKFARGLDSVSIASFSSLAPSPGPPVRRRRPPSPETASIASSTGTLVPETIYLPPAGYQLVPDSEWAQLHSQVQQQREALEEAARVKGSLEEALRRSNDECSKQVQVLLAQIQTSERLLQGLQTTMNETQRQTREQMADLAASHKRLSYEVQRLNAENEGLRGVGTQGPSPAEEEDKSLPGTVQELQTLVRQLRQEAASQLRAAEHQAERLRIEIVSLREQLDQEEVSRSELQGALEREQEERELLQASLNSIQSEMERLQQGQEEVNRIQMQSDVPPLGEACSLQDGTEP